The following are encoded in a window of Elusimicrobiota bacterium genomic DNA:
- a CDS encoding acyl-CoA dehydrogenase family protein: MDNEALPGYPGTRGMNFWEADAVLREIASPMLTPQGQERSSEFGALAGRTLDALIDKAHKAENLPKLVDGAVKYCPEQIEARRRLARAIYGGPGPLTLTERMTRAIIANYCGEGGITCPLAMTDGLIGLLEKRGSAAQMREFLPRLKSDDPDWALTGGQFITERQGGSNVAANETTASRNDDGTWSLNGTKWFCSNPGELWVTTAKTPEGVIALFLVKRKDPDGSLNGHKILRLKPIGGTRGKATVEVEYTGAKAEMIGRPREGMVLLVNEILSVSRLHVAAAALGFAGRAVLEARTFADWRLAYGRPLTALPAVRTKLAMMEALHAGMLTAFYRGLAALEAGEADAEALVPMLKVEVSMRGSEIVREAQLLIGGHGILDDFSPLNRLADDAIVNEIWEGTHPILAGHAAKALRRPRVLESFLARVSGDADEESLQRFTSMVKQSRTWDEDERGLRDEELVAEAYLLLSGF, translated from the coding sequence ATGGACAACGAGGCCCTCCCCGGCTACCCCGGAACGCGCGGCATGAACTTCTGGGAGGCCGACGCCGTCTTGCGCGAGATCGCGTCGCCGATGCTCACCCCGCAGGGGCAGGAGCGCTCCTCCGAGTTCGGCGCGCTCGCCGGGCGCACGCTCGACGCCCTGATCGACAAGGCCCACAAGGCCGAGAACCTCCCCAAGCTCGTCGACGGCGCCGTGAAGTACTGCCCGGAGCAGATCGAGGCGCGCCGCCGCCTCGCCCGCGCGATCTACGGCGGCCCCGGCCCGCTGACCTTGACCGAGCGCATGACGCGCGCGATCATCGCCAACTACTGCGGCGAGGGCGGCATCACGTGTCCCTTGGCCATGACGGACGGCTTGATCGGCCTGCTCGAAAAACGCGGCAGCGCCGCCCAGATGCGGGAGTTCCTCCCTCGCCTCAAATCCGACGACCCCGACTGGGCGCTCACCGGCGGCCAGTTCATCACCGAGAGGCAGGGCGGCTCCAACGTCGCGGCCAACGAGACGACGGCGAGCAGGAACGACGACGGGACATGGTCGCTGAACGGCACCAAATGGTTCTGCTCCAATCCCGGCGAGCTGTGGGTCACGACCGCGAAGACGCCGGAGGGCGTCATCGCCCTGTTCCTCGTCAAGCGCAAGGACCCGGACGGGAGCCTCAACGGCCACAAGATCCTGCGCCTCAAGCCCATCGGCGGAACGCGCGGCAAGGCCACCGTCGAGGTCGAGTACACCGGCGCGAAGGCCGAGATGATCGGCCGGCCGCGTGAAGGGATGGTGCTTCTCGTCAACGAGATCCTGTCGGTGTCGCGCCTGCATGTGGCCGCCGCGGCGCTCGGCTTCGCGGGGCGCGCGGTGCTCGAGGCGCGCACCTTCGCCGACTGGCGCCTGGCCTACGGCCGGCCGCTCACGGCGCTGCCCGCGGTGCGGACCAAGCTCGCGATGATGGAGGCCCTGCACGCGGGCATGCTCACCGCCTTCTACCGCGGCCTCGCCGCGCTCGAGGCGGGCGAAGCCGACGCCGAGGCGCTGGTGCCGATGCTCAAGGTGGAGGTCTCGATGCGCGGCAGCGAGATCGTGCGCGAGGCGCAGCTGCTCATCGGCGGCCACGGCATCCTCGACGATTTCTCCCCGCTCAACCGTCTCGCCGACGACGCGATCGTCAACGAGATCTGGGAGGGCACGCATCCCATACTCGCGGGCCACGCCGCGAAGGCCCTGCGGCGGCCGCGGGTGCTGGAGAGCTTCCTGGCGCGGGTCTCCGGCGACGCCGACGAGGAGTCCCTCCAGCGGTTCACGTCCATGGTCAAGCAGAGCCGGACTTGGGACGAGGACGAGCGCGGCCTGCGCGACGAGGAACTGGTCGCGGAAGCCTACCTGCTGCTGTCGGGCTTCTAA
- a CDS encoding ATP-binding protein has translation MATSQPLPFTFSDRFLEDHAGQIIVDPLVAIIELIANAYDAGASNVKITWPVSSPGRLVIEDDGTGMSREEFESRWRELCYNRLEAQGPDVQYPPGRGGKKRQAFGRNGKGRHAGFCFADSYIVESQKDGDSFRAQVSRQADAPFVCEVQKVGKARGHGTVISAEANKNILPVATVIQTVGSKFAVDPSFQIQVNGSSVALVDLHRLATETVDVEGFGEIVLHRIDSEVQDRTSQLRGITWWVKGRMVGDPSWEGLDGEGNYLDGRTTLAKRFSFVVEADILKDSVKADWVAFRASPKVEAVREAVHTRIIHALNLVQAENRRERKRATLAQHRQLLGELSITSKRYVGQFIDELQEKCPTISEKDLARTVEIYAKMEQTTSGYDLLGQLAACSPEDIDKWNGLMKQWSAGHAEIVLNELERRLKLIAKLQDLVETVKTDELHDLQPLFERGLWMFGPEYEAVDFHSNRGLATIVRESLGGTTKNVGRGRPDFVALPERSIGVYAAASFGQDGEVSGVRKILIVELKKGGFDLKQGEVDQAKRYAKALRKAGDVTAGTVISAIVLGATMEADLDPEKIGDATFIEPMLYRTLLTRAHQRTFNLQKRLEASGAKRPVDTDVESVLEEKELPLKDSVRA, from the coding sequence GTGGCCACTAGCCAACCCTTGCCGTTCACCTTCAGCGATCGCTTCCTGGAGGATCACGCCGGGCAAATCATTGTCGACCCCCTGGTCGCGATCATCGAATTGATCGCGAACGCATATGATGCCGGCGCCAGCAACGTTAAGATCACGTGGCCTGTTTCATCCCCTGGGCGACTAGTGATCGAAGACGATGGCACGGGGATGTCCAGGGAGGAGTTCGAGTCGAGGTGGCGAGAACTCTGCTACAACCGCCTCGAAGCGCAGGGTCCAGATGTCCAGTACCCTCCGGGCAGGGGCGGCAAAAAGCGGCAGGCCTTCGGCCGGAACGGCAAGGGCCGGCATGCCGGATTCTGCTTCGCCGATTCGTACATCGTGGAGTCTCAGAAGGACGGAGACTCCTTCCGGGCGCAGGTTTCGCGGCAGGCCGACGCTCCCTTCGTCTGTGAGGTTCAGAAGGTCGGCAAGGCCCGGGGCCACGGCACGGTTATTTCTGCTGAAGCCAACAAAAACATCCTGCCGGTAGCCACTGTCATCCAGACCGTTGGCTCCAAGTTCGCTGTAGACCCGAGCTTCCAAATTCAGGTGAACGGGAGTTCTGTCGCTCTTGTCGACCTCCACCGTCTCGCCACCGAGACGGTGGACGTCGAAGGCTTTGGCGAAATCGTTCTTCACCGCATCGACTCCGAAGTTCAAGATCGGACTTCCCAACTTCGCGGAATCACGTGGTGGGTGAAGGGGCGCATGGTGGGCGATCCCTCCTGGGAAGGCCTGGATGGTGAGGGCAACTACCTCGACGGCCGCACTACGCTCGCCAAGCGGTTCAGCTTCGTGGTCGAGGCGGACATCCTGAAGGACTCTGTGAAGGCTGACTGGGTGGCCTTCCGGGCATCTCCGAAGGTCGAGGCGGTCCGCGAGGCGGTCCACACGCGCATCATCCATGCCCTGAACCTGGTTCAGGCCGAGAACAGGCGCGAGCGCAAGCGTGCGACGCTCGCCCAACACCGCCAGCTCCTGGGCGAGTTGTCCATCACCTCGAAGCGCTACGTCGGGCAATTCATCGACGAGCTTCAGGAGAAATGTCCAACCATTTCGGAGAAGGATTTAGCCCGGACTGTCGAAATCTACGCGAAGATGGAACAGACCACCTCGGGCTACGACCTTTTGGGCCAGTTGGCTGCGTGTTCGCCTGAGGACATCGACAAGTGGAACGGACTCATGAAGCAGTGGTCCGCGGGACACGCAGAGATTGTCCTTAACGAACTCGAGCGCCGCCTCAAGCTGATCGCCAAGCTCCAGGATCTCGTTGAGACGGTGAAGACGGACGAGCTTCACGATCTCCAACCCTTGTTCGAGCGCGGGCTGTGGATGTTCGGCCCGGAATACGAGGCGGTCGACTTCCACTCCAATCGAGGCCTGGCGACCATCGTCCGGGAATCCCTCGGAGGTACCACCAAGAACGTCGGTCGCGGCCGCCCTGATTTTGTGGCTCTCCCGGAACGATCTATTGGCGTCTACGCGGCCGCCTCGTTTGGGCAAGACGGAGAGGTTTCAGGCGTCCGGAAGATCTTGATCGTTGAGTTGAAGAAAGGTGGCTTCGACTTGAAGCAGGGTGAGGTCGATCAGGCAAAGCGCTACGCCAAGGCGCTCCGCAAGGCCGGTGACGTGACTGCCGGGACCGTCATCAGCGCCATCGTTTTGGGCGCTACGATGGAAGCTGATCTGGACCCGGAGAAGATCGGCGATGCCACGTTCATCGAGCCCATGCTCTACCGTACGTTGCTCACCAGAGCTCACCAGCGCACCTTCAACCTTCAAAAGCGCCTGGAGGCTTCGGGTGCCAAGAGGCCTGTAGACACCGACGTCGAGTCGGTTCTCGAAGAAAAGGAGCTGCCCCTCAAAGACTCTGTTCGGGCCTAA
- a CDS encoding ATP-dependent Clp protease proteolytic subunit, whose product MNLIPQVIERATQGSVIGYDIYSRLLKDRIIFVGGYEGEFTTDSANTLIAQLLYLDSDDNTKDINLYINSPGGMVTAGLAVYDTMQFIKAPITTICMGMAMSFGAVILAAGSKGKRYALPNSRIMIHQPLVGGISGQATDIIVEAKEMAHTRKILEEIMAKHTGQTFEKINRDMERNNYMSAEEAQKYGIIDEVIMGAKAVALKAIPNK is encoded by the coding sequence ATGAATCTCATCCCCCAAGTCATCGAGCGCGCCACGCAGGGCTCCGTCATCGGCTACGACATCTATTCAAGGCTGCTGAAGGATCGCATCATCTTCGTCGGAGGCTACGAAGGCGAGTTCACCACCGACTCGGCCAACACCCTCATCGCCCAGCTCCTCTACTTGGACAGCGACGACAACACGAAGGACATCAACCTCTATATCAACAGCCCCGGCGGCATGGTCACGGCGGGCCTCGCGGTGTACGACACGATGCAGTTCATCAAGGCCCCGATCACCACGATCTGCATGGGGATGGCGATGAGCTTCGGCGCGGTCATCCTTGCGGCAGGGTCAAAAGGAAAGCGCTACGCGCTGCCCAACTCGCGCATCATGATCCACCAGCCCCTCGTGGGCGGCATCTCCGGCCAGGCCACCGACATCATCGTCGAGGCCAAGGAGATGGCCCACACCCGCAAGATCCTCGAGGAGATCATGGCCAAGCACACCGGCCAGACCTTCGAGAAGATCAACCGCGACATGGAGCGCAACAACTACATGTCCGCCGAGGAAGCCCAGAAATACGGCATCATCGACGAGGTCATCATGGGCGCCAAGGCCGTCGCGCTCAAGGCGATCCCCAACAAGTAA
- a CDS encoding FAD-binding protein — protein sequence MRLLLAALLLGPSPSQAAALTASLAAAEARAPVPAPAFTLPAPSGLLFPAASLPALTPPVVPLAPALAAPALAAPAVPAALFPVISAAAKPAGTLDPAPARPAAAALAELVADPVLAGALFDGMAGVASTPAEREEFARLAAGLYAAAPGSDEAVSATGLRRRLSRPTKDPEKDQSRRRLLRALLDLPRLTAEGMVRVNLRTPSAETLRRGLIAAKWKTRDGEPVADAVIVGGGPAGLSTALQAADKGAKVVLFEGGWLAQSFSDAAMKPVYRMRTNSTRNSLAQEPFSDPALVKRAGLVSSLKHLRRDGKDADARRFARDGRPPIGHAVLDLEDEDPAVASARVELLQHFALAADEVERLGSRIVENAPVNTARKRADGLWEIRTAAGHLVLARKLVLAQGQVGGEVQHTKDPAPAASALPEKARLVLNGRADLEAQASRLAAAVQALRRGRAPPRLPVVHDSLLGSPEVREYLALLPRGRTVAVIGSGESAAKAVMDLLRLNGGLIVHLFVKDALASAQLQIPAPHAAPEAIKRAQDDPDAARRSLEEWKAFGTPITPATYADLQDEAARGRVVVHALGARFDARAGGSVKAAWDGAALTLRSAAGAAAITGALIWASGYDRRALRADPLTASLEKAGLLRRAGGRGLDADEFALGEDRLSSAADPDLYLAGAQSFALSADSAIPGAVARAARLAEAIARPSVETSRPRDWVLPAVLTALAVASSVFAFPLLAQAAFWTANLLAFAYIAPQIHRLLRNRSADISTGTAAIGLVSASVMTMDFAHLGQELMTYRNLAQAGGFAIVLGLKAWYDRHAAIPGPAAKAAAVGRTALALAGLGLILLLGGPLALAAAPSAAWLDSLLVPFQILSGFGFTWLMMPQFEKIAREGAIGDASEAMAWGFVGTRTIWIWSLSTLAALSLGGTALALAPLAAFSALALAASGLTLGLLRRSNLTRWRGFLALAAVMAAEVLAGWLILPHFAAVPAGAESKYLMYLCYLVQNLTAFLAAVMTALAFRRR from the coding sequence ATGCGACTGCTTCTGGCCGCGCTCCTGCTCGGCCCCTCGCCCTCCCAGGCCGCGGCGCTCACGGCGTCGCTCGCCGCGGCCGAGGCGCGCGCGCCCGTCCCCGCGCCGGCGTTCACCTTACCGGCGCCGTCCGGACTCCTATTTCCGGCCGCGTCGCTGCCGGCGCTGACGCCTCCAGTCGTTCCCCTCGCGCCGGCTCTCGCCGCGCCCGCGCTCGCGGCTCCCGCCGTTCCCGCGGCGCTTTTCCCGGTCATCTCCGCGGCCGCGAAACCCGCGGGCACCCTCGATCCGGCCCCGGCGCGCCCCGCGGCCGCGGCGTTAGCCGAGCTCGTCGCCGATCCCGTCCTGGCCGGCGCGCTGTTCGACGGCATGGCGGGCGTCGCCTCCACGCCCGCGGAGCGGGAGGAATTCGCGCGCCTGGCGGCCGGGCTCTACGCCGCGGCTCCCGGCTCGGATGAGGCCGTGTCCGCGACGGGCCTGCGGCGGCGCCTGTCGCGGCCGACCAAGGACCCGGAGAAGGACCAGTCGCGGCGCCGGCTCCTTCGCGCCCTGCTCGACCTGCCGAGGCTGACCGCCGAAGGCATGGTCCGCGTCAACCTGCGCACGCCGTCGGCCGAGACTTTGCGCCGCGGCCTGATCGCGGCCAAATGGAAAACGAGAGACGGCGAGCCGGTCGCCGACGCCGTGATCGTCGGCGGCGGCCCCGCCGGGCTCTCGACCGCGCTGCAGGCCGCCGACAAGGGCGCCAAGGTCGTGCTGTTCGAGGGCGGCTGGCTCGCGCAGAGCTTCTCCGACGCGGCGATGAAGCCGGTGTACCGCATGCGCACGAACTCGACGCGCAACTCGCTGGCGCAGGAGCCGTTCTCCGACCCCGCGCTCGTCAAGCGCGCGGGCCTCGTCTCGAGCTTGAAGCATCTGCGCCGCGACGGCAAGGACGCCGACGCGCGGCGCTTCGCGCGCGACGGCCGGCCGCCGATCGGCCACGCCGTCCTCGACCTCGAGGACGAGGACCCCGCGGTCGCCTCGGCGCGCGTCGAGCTGCTGCAGCACTTCGCGCTGGCCGCGGACGAGGTCGAGCGCCTGGGCTCCCGGATCGTTGAGAACGCTCCTGTCAATACCGCGCGCAAGCGCGCCGACGGACTCTGGGAGATACGCACCGCCGCGGGCCATCTCGTGCTCGCGCGCAAGCTCGTCCTGGCCCAGGGCCAGGTCGGCGGCGAGGTCCAGCACACCAAGGACCCGGCGCCGGCCGCCTCGGCCTTGCCGGAAAAAGCCCGCCTCGTCCTCAACGGACGCGCGGACCTCGAGGCGCAGGCCTCCCGCCTCGCCGCCGCGGTGCAGGCCCTGCGCCGCGGCCGCGCGCCGCCGCGCCTACCGGTCGTGCACGATTCTTTGCTCGGTTCGCCCGAGGTCCGTGAATATCTCGCCCTCCTTCCTCGAGGCCGCACCGTCGCCGTGATCGGCAGCGGAGAGTCCGCCGCGAAAGCCGTGATGGACCTCCTGCGTCTCAACGGCGGCCTGATCGTCCATCTGTTCGTCAAGGACGCCCTGGCCTCGGCCCAGCTCCAGATTCCCGCCCCGCACGCCGCGCCCGAGGCGATCAAGCGCGCGCAGGACGACCCCGACGCGGCGCGCCGGTCCCTCGAGGAGTGGAAGGCCTTCGGCACGCCGATCACGCCCGCGACCTACGCCGACCTCCAGGACGAGGCCGCCCGCGGCCGCGTCGTCGTCCACGCGCTCGGCGCGCGCTTCGACGCGCGCGCCGGCGGCTCGGTCAAGGCCGCGTGGGACGGCGCCGCGCTCACGCTCCGGAGCGCCGCCGGCGCCGCCGCGATCACGGGCGCCCTGATCTGGGCGTCCGGCTACGACCGGCGCGCCCTGCGCGCGGACCCGCTGACGGCCTCGCTCGAGAAGGCGGGGCTTCTGCGCCGCGCCGGCGGCCGCGGCCTGGACGCCGACGAGTTCGCGCTCGGCGAAGACCGGCTGTCCAGCGCCGCCGACCCCGACCTGTACCTCGCGGGCGCGCAGAGCTTCGCGCTGTCGGCCGACTCCGCGATCCCGGGCGCGGTCGCGCGCGCGGCGCGCCTGGCCGAGGCGATCGCGCGGCCGTCGGTCGAGACCTCGCGTCCGCGCGACTGGGTCCTGCCGGCCGTCCTCACCGCTCTCGCCGTCGCCTCGAGCGTCTTCGCGTTCCCGCTGTTGGCGCAGGCCGCGTTCTGGACGGCCAACCTGCTCGCCTTCGCCTACATCGCCCCGCAGATCCACCGCCTGCTGCGCAACCGCTCGGCCGACATCTCCACGGGCACGGCCGCGATCGGCCTCGTCTCCGCCTCGGTGATGACGATGGACTTCGCGCATCTCGGCCAGGAGCTGATGACCTACCGCAACCTCGCCCAGGCCGGCGGCTTCGCGATCGTGCTCGGGCTCAAGGCCTGGTACGACCGGCACGCGGCGATCCCGGGTCCCGCCGCGAAGGCGGCCGCCGTGGGCCGCACCGCTTTGGCGCTCGCGGGATTAGGGCTCATCCTGCTCTTAGGCGGGCCGCTGGCCCTCGCCGCGGCGCCGTCGGCGGCCTGGCTCGATTCCCTGCTCGTGCCGTTCCAGATCCTGTCGGGCTTCGGCTTCACCTGGCTGATGATGCCGCAGTTCGAGAAAATCGCGCGCGAAGGCGCGATCGGTGACGCCTCGGAGGCCATGGCCTGGGGCTTCGTCGGCACCCGCACGATCTGGATCTGGTCCCTGTCCACTCTCGCCGCGCTCTCGCTCGGCGGCACGGCCTTGGCGCTGGCGCCGTTGGCCGCGTTCTCCGCCCTGGCGCTGGCCGCCAGCGGCCTGACGCTCGGACTGCTGCGGCGCTCGAACCTGACCCGCTGGAGGGGCTTTCTAGCGCTCGCGGCGGTCATGGCCGCGGAAGTCCTCGCCGGCTGGCTGATCTTGCCCCACTTCGCTGCCGTCCCCGCCGGCGCGGAGTCGAAGTACCTGATGTATCTGTGCTACCTGGTACAGAACCTGACCGCCTTCCTGGCGGCCGTCATGACCGCGCTCGCCTTCCGCCGGCGCTGA
- a CDS encoding MarR family transcriptional regulator, giving the protein MNLEDRARRLTDHLQTVMEEAESADKKNTAVREKLTWQEVRVLRAVGRQECCPMSGLADMICLSLSSATGLIDRLVSKKLVKRDRSSEDRRVVQVELTEQGRELNEEAMAGPVEFARGMLRGLNAEEQDALVSLFGKISERIRKEKAAA; this is encoded by the coding sequence ATGAACCTCGAAGACCGCGCGCGCCGGCTCACGGACCACCTCCAGACGGTCATGGAGGAGGCGGAGAGCGCCGACAAGAAGAACACGGCGGTTCGGGAGAAGCTCACCTGGCAGGAGGTCCGCGTGCTGCGCGCGGTCGGGCGCCAGGAGTGCTGCCCGATGAGCGGCCTGGCCGACATGATCTGCCTTTCCCTCAGTTCGGCAACAGGCTTAATAGACCGCCTCGTCAGCAAGAAGCTCGTCAAGCGGGACCGCTCGAGCGAGGACCGGCGCGTCGTGCAGGTGGAGCTCACGGAGCAGGGCCGGGAGCTCAACGAGGAGGCGATGGCGGGCCCCGTCGAGTTTGCCCGCGGCATGCTCAGGGGACTCAACGCCGAGGAGCAGGACGCCTTGGTCTCGCTGTTCGGCAAGATCTCCGAGCGCATCAGGAAGGAGAAGGCGGCCGCCTGA
- the hrcA gene encoding heat-inducible transcription repressor HrcA, with amino-acid sequence MRQLKPEVVQERKRHLLQWIVHYFIKTSKPVSSSLIAEEAGLDLSSASIRSILQELENEGFLHQAHTSAGREPTDKGYRFFVDYLSGVQRLAAAEKESIEEQYKSRIEELDTLLSETSRLLSRVSHGAGIVLSPHMGKQAIKRLELLPLGGRNVLGVLITDSGLVRHWPIQLAFAPSARQVNMLNRFLNENIRGVNVDKAQSMVLNKLTQMEREFAELTSLAHELLTEVGRVASPESIYVEGADNILSRAEQFGDLKTVQSLMRVIGEKDRLALMLERELEDDAAKPARVRVRIGAESGLPELRNASVITHVYRHGDQVLGVLGVIGSKRMEYSRMMGLVDYVGRLVEARLNEWDFETKGLEGRK; translated from the coding sequence ATGAGACAACTGAAACCCGAGGTCGTCCAGGAGCGCAAGCGCCACCTTCTGCAGTGGATCGTCCACTATTTCATCAAGACCTCGAAGCCCGTCTCATCCTCCTTGATCGCCGAGGAGGCCGGCCTCGACCTGTCGAGCGCCAGCATCCGCAGCATCCTGCAGGAGCTCGAGAACGAGGGCTTCCTGCACCAGGCCCACACCTCCGCGGGCCGCGAGCCCACCGACAAGGGCTACCGCTTCTTCGTCGACTACCTGTCCGGCGTGCAGCGCCTGGCCGCCGCCGAGAAGGAGAGCATCGAGGAGCAGTACAAGAGCCGCATCGAGGAGCTCGACACCTTGCTGTCGGAGACCTCGCGCCTGCTCTCGCGCGTCTCGCACGGCGCCGGCATCGTGCTCTCGCCCCACATGGGCAAGCAGGCGATCAAGCGCCTCGAGCTCCTGCCTCTGGGCGGCCGCAACGTGCTGGGCGTCCTGATCACCGACTCGGGCCTCGTCCGCCATTGGCCGATCCAGCTCGCCTTCGCGCCGAGCGCCCGTCAGGTCAACATGCTCAACCGCTTCCTCAACGAGAACATCCGCGGCGTCAACGTGGACAAGGCGCAGAGCATGGTGCTCAACAAGCTCACGCAGATGGAGCGCGAGTTCGCGGAGCTGACGAGCCTCGCCCACGAGCTGCTCACCGAGGTGGGCCGCGTGGCCTCCCCCGAGTCGATCTACGTCGAGGGCGCGGACAACATCCTGAGCCGTGCCGAGCAGTTCGGGGACCTGAAGACGGTCCAGTCGCTGATGCGCGTCATCGGCGAGAAGGACCGCCTCGCCCTGATGCTGGAGCGGGAGCTCGAGGACGACGCGGCCAAGCCGGCGCGCGTGCGCGTGCGCATCGGCGCCGAGAGCGGCCTGCCCGAGCTGCGCAACGCCAGCGTCATCACGCACGTCTACCGCCACGGCGACCAGGTCCTCGGAGTCCTGGGCGTCATCGGCTCCAAGCGCATGGAGTACTCGCGCATGATGGGGTTGGTGGACTACGTCGGCCGCCTCGTCGAGGCGCGGCTCAACGAGTGGGATTTCGAGACGAAGGGATTGGAGGGCCGCAAGTGA
- a CDS encoding class I SAM-dependent methyltransferase produces MKETPFDPAAHTAESRAVWDEAAERYEKLSSALFAKTAEEFVQFAGLKKKWRVLDVACGPGIASRAAAARVDEKGSVLGVDLAPGMLARAKAVPAAKRCAPVEYAEMDVHDLKLETGSFDAAISQLGLMLFAQPDKALAEMTRVVKPGGVVACLVQGRREKMLFTSLVLHAITECDPDLRAPYGAPTIYSFGPDGALEAAFARAGLQEISTKRLNGAFRFASPEEYWTTMTEGAGRTGAMLRSLDEKGQAWVKKTVLRRALKNKTRSGIEIPYEFMMARGFKPGR; encoded by the coding sequence GTGAAAGAAACCCCGTTCGACCCCGCCGCTCACACCGCCGAATCGCGCGCCGTCTGGGACGAGGCCGCGGAACGCTACGAGAAGCTCTCCAGCGCGCTGTTCGCCAAGACGGCGGAGGAGTTCGTGCAGTTCGCCGGCCTCAAGAAGAAATGGCGCGTCCTCGACGTGGCCTGCGGACCCGGCATCGCGAGCCGCGCCGCCGCGGCGCGCGTCGACGAGAAAGGCTCCGTGCTCGGCGTGGACCTGGCCCCCGGCATGCTCGCGCGCGCGAAGGCCGTGCCCGCGGCCAAGCGCTGCGCCCCGGTCGAGTACGCCGAGATGGACGTCCACGACCTCAAGCTCGAGACGGGCTCCTTCGACGCCGCGATCTCCCAGCTCGGCCTGATGCTGTTCGCCCAGCCCGACAAGGCGCTGGCGGAGATGACGCGCGTGGTCAAGCCCGGCGGCGTCGTCGCCTGCCTTGTCCAGGGGCGCCGCGAGAAGATGCTGTTCACCTCGCTCGTCCTGCACGCGATCACCGAGTGCGACCCGGACCTGCGGGCCCCGTACGGCGCGCCGACGATCTACTCGTTCGGCCCCGACGGCGCGCTCGAGGCCGCCTTCGCGCGCGCGGGGCTGCAGGAGATCTCGACGAAGCGCCTCAACGGCGCGTTCCGCTTCGCCTCCCCCGAGGAATACTGGACGACCATGACCGAGGGCGCGGGGCGAACCGGCGCGATGCTGCGCAGCCTCGACGAGAAGGGCCAGGCCTGGGTCAAGAAGACCGTCCTGCGCCGCGCCCTGAAGAACAAGACCCGCTCCGGCATCGAGATCCCGTACGAGTTCATGATGGCGCGAGGCTTCAAGCCCGGACGATGA
- a CDS encoding SIS domain-containing protein: MSRFEANVFAQPELIARALRAPLPAWMKPPKGRKIFFVGVGTNHHAARIAAWLWSGAGLDARAVHSYDFVSRPYELSRGDLGIFLSHRGGTKSYTVKAEAMARRAGASTVAVCGAGAVWKGPKRRLETCELEDTGAFTKSFTTTMVWLLRWAGKPALLAPFPRAGTSLNWGPDSPKVAPDTDLVLLGDGLREWVACETALKLLETAHLRVRAYGLEEFLHGPHISVGKGSLVIGFSTVGETRWDAAHRYLDTIGVPFLDVANADWLAQILWGQRFTVDACRALGIDPDDLRSSEPAYKKALAEL, from the coding sequence ATGAGCCGCTTCGAGGCCAACGTCTTCGCCCAGCCGGAGCTGATCGCGCGGGCCCTGCGCGCGCCGCTGCCCGCGTGGATGAAGCCCCCGAAAGGGAGGAAGATATTCTTCGTCGGCGTCGGCACCAACCATCACGCGGCGCGCATCGCCGCGTGGCTGTGGAGCGGGGCCGGCCTCGACGCGCGGGCCGTGCACTCCTACGACTTCGTCTCGCGCCCGTACGAGCTGTCGAGGGGCGACCTCGGGATCTTCCTCTCCCATCGCGGGGGCACGAAGTCCTACACCGTGAAGGCCGAGGCGATGGCCCGCCGCGCCGGCGCTTCCACCGTCGCCGTGTGCGGCGCGGGCGCGGTGTGGAAGGGTCCCAAGCGCCGACTCGAGACCTGCGAGCTCGAGGACACCGGCGCCTTCACCAAGTCCTTCACCACGACCATGGTCTGGCTCCTGCGCTGGGCGGGCAAGCCCGCGCTGCTCGCGCCGTTCCCCCGCGCGGGCACGAGCCTGAACTGGGGCCCCGACTCGCCGAAGGTGGCCCCGGACACCGACCTCGTCCTGCTCGGCGACGGCCTGCGCGAGTGGGTCGCCTGCGAGACCGCGCTCAAGCTGCTCGAGACCGCGCACCTGCGCGTGCGCGCCTACGGCCTCGAGGAGTTCCTGCACGGGCCGCACATCTCGGTCGGGAAAGGCTCGCTCGTGATCGGCTTCTCCACCGTGGGAGAGACCCGCTGGGACGCCGCGCACCGCTACCTCGACACGATCGGCGTGCCCTTCCTCGACGTCGCCAACGCCGACTGGCTGGCGCAGATCCTGTGGGGCCAGCGCTTCACCGTCGACGCCTGCCGCGCCCTCGGCATCGACCCCGACGACCTCCGGTCGAGCGAACCCGCCTACAAGAAAGCCCTCGCCGAGCTGTAG